Within the Flavobacterium sp. 9R genome, the region CTTTGGATTTTGGACGCAGGAAACAATACGGCTATGGAGCCTTACCGCGCTTTTATTGCGGACAAGTTAGACGAAGAGCAACAGCCAATTGGGTTTCAGATGCAAAGTTTTTTTACCGGTTTGGGGCAAACTTTGGCCAATCTATCGCTCTTTATTTTCCCGATGATTTTTATTGGTAAAACGGGTTCGTTGCCCACGTGGGTGTATGCTTCCTTTTTTCTGGGAGCGGTTTGTTCTATAGGTTCGATTTGGTGGAGTATGAAAACAACCAGCGAAATCCCGCCAACGCCAGAGGAATTGGCAGTTTTGAAATCGCATAAAGGAGGTTTGTTTGAACCCTTAGTTGAGATTTTCTCTGCCATTGGCGATATGCCTCGCGTAATGTGGCAACTGGCTTTGGTGTATTTGTTTCAGTGGTATGCGCTGTTTTGTTATTGGCAAAATTCGTCCAAAAGCATCGCCTTATCCGTTTGGCAAGCCACGCCACAAAGCAATCCAGCAGCGTATGAACAAGCGGTGAGTTGGACCGGATTGGTCAACGGTTGGTACAATGTAGTTACTTTTTTGACCGCATTTTTATTGGTAGGATTTGCCAAAAGATTCAGCCCAAAAGCCGTTCACGCCTTTTGCTTGCTCTTGGCAGCTCTAGGATTTTTGGCTTTTCCACACATCGAAAACAAGAATGTATTGTTTTTCGCCATCACCGGTTTCGGAATCGGGTGGGCGAGTATGATGGGTATTCCGTATTTAATGGTCGTTCACGAAATCCCCAAAGAGCGTTATGGCGTTTATATGGGCATCATCAATATGATGATTGTGATTCCAATGATTATTCAAAACGTCACTTTTGGATACATTCTAAAACATTTTTTACACAACGACGCACGACTCGCCATCACTTTTGCAGGAGTACTGCTCATGTGTAGTGTGCTTTGTACGTTATTAATCAAGAGTAAACCAACCGTTTTAAAAGATAATTAGGGCGTGACCACTTCTAGCAAAGGGGGCTTTTATCGGAGCGTGCTAGTTGCCCCCTTTGCTACAAGCGGTCGGGCTTTACGCTCCGCCGCGGCGGACAGCTTCAATCCCTCACGCAAAAATAAGCAACGCAATTTATATCAAATGACAAGCAACTTTTCTTATTCAAAAGCTATAGAATTACTCCAAAAATGTTCCTCAGAGCAAGGATTTTTGGCCAGCGCACAAGACATTTCCAATTACAAAAGAGTTTGGGCGCGAGATGGAGTGATTTGCGGATTGGCAGCCTTAGCCTCAGGCAATGATAATTTAATAGCAACCTTCAAAAAAACATTGGAGACCTTGGCCACTTTTCAGCATAGCATTGGCACTATTCCTTCCAATGTTCAGTTCAACAACGATGGGGCTGAGGTAAGTTACGGCGGATTAGCCGGACGAGTAGATGCCGTAACTTGGTTCATTATTGGAGTTTGTCAGTATGCGTATGCTACTAATGATGAATGCTTCCTAGCCAAACACGCAGCCAAAATAGAGAAATGCTTTAAACTTTTAGACGCTTGGGAATTCAATAATCGCGGATTGGTTTATGTGCCTTTATCCGGCAATTGGGCCGATGAATACATCACAGATGGGTATGTCTTGTACGACCAATTACTCCGAGTTTGGGCACTCAAAAGCTATAATCATTTCGCAGAAGAAGCATCAATCGATGAAAAAATAAAACAAATAGAAG harbors:
- a CDS encoding MFS transporter — encoded protein: MAIKLKLNFWQIWNMNVGFFGIQYSFGLQQSAVNPIYDFLGASPDEIPLLNLAGPVTGLLIQPLIGAMSDRTWHPRWGRRKPYFFVGALLCSICLLLFPYSSSLWMAAGLLWILDAGNNTAMEPYRAFIADKLDEEQQPIGFQMQSFFTGLGQTLANLSLFIFPMIFIGKTGSLPTWVYASFFLGAVCSIGSIWWSMKTTSEIPPTPEELAVLKSHKGGLFEPLVEIFSAIGDMPRVMWQLALVYLFQWYALFCYWQNSSKSIALSVWQATPQSNPAAYEQAVSWTGLVNGWYNVVTFLTAFLLVGFAKRFSPKAVHAFCLLLAALGFLAFPHIENKNVLFFAITGFGIGWASMMGIPYLMVVHEIPKERYGVYMGIINMMIVIPMIIQNVTFGYILKHFLHNDARLAITFAGVLLMCSVLCTLLIKSKPTVLKDN
- a CDS encoding amylo-alpha-1,6-glucosidase gives rise to the protein MTSNFSYSKAIELLQKCSSEQGFLASAQDISNYKRVWARDGVICGLAALASGNDNLIATFKKTLETLATFQHSIGTIPSNVQFNNDGAEVSYGGLAGRVDAVTWFIIGVCQYAYATNDECFLAKHAAKIEKCFKLLDAWEFNNRGLVYVPLSGNWADEYITDGYVLYDQLLRVWALKSYNHFAEEASIDEKIKQIEERIIQNFCPESGGEKYHERAYEACDISNYLPCSFSPAGYKSQFDGFANSLALLLDIGPANFQKTIVDYATTLQQERPLGLLPAFWPPIHETDPDWYLLKNNCKYEFRNYPNEFHNGGSWPMVNGFFGLALLSKNEKANATQLLQAINDANALADFSFYENFNTATKAPNGVPFCAWSAAGAVLLHQSLHTNFKLLL